From Spirosoma aerolatum, one genomic window encodes:
- a CDS encoding restriction endonuclease, with product MPNYNKARIQDFLDRSDAAPNPDAKGKIFEDLSIYLLEKFQGVRVADRNVLDNTGAQELDVVFWNNRVRSPFDFLDPILISECKNEANPLSSAKCREFIAKLRSRGANTGLLISSSGIAGQLNGYRYANSVIMDALTADKIKVIVIDRAEILAITNTDDLINLITDKYLNLTLRRTLN from the coding sequence ATGCCAAATTATAATAAAGCAAGGATTCAAGATTTTCTGGATAGATCAGATGCAGCTCCTAATCCAGATGCTAAAGGAAAAATATTTGAAGATCTATCAATATATTTACTAGAGAAATTTCAAGGAGTGAGAGTGGCTGACAGGAATGTATTAGACAATACTGGAGCCCAAGAGCTTGATGTTGTTTTTTGGAATAACCGTGTAAGATCTCCATTTGACTTTTTAGATCCAATACTAATATCTGAATGCAAAAATGAAGCAAACCCATTAAGTAGTGCCAAGTGTAGAGAATTTATTGCAAAATTGAGAAGCCGTGGTGCGAATACAGGTTTATTGATTTCTTCCAGTGGAATTGCCGGACAACTGAATGGATATAGATATGCAAACTCAGTGATTATGGACGCATTAACAGCTGATAAAATCAAAGTTATTGTGATTGATAGGGCGGAAATCTTAGCAATTACCAATACAGATGATTTAATCAATCTGATAACTGACAAATACCTCAACCTAACACTTAGACGAACTTTGAACTAG
- a CDS encoding TIR domain-containing protein, with amino-acid sequence MTKVEALLENQNIKHHSFYDFSIGTTFSDLIRRKIRDSDFVIAILEFDNSNVLFELGVAEGLRKPTFILVDKNLKVPFFLDTKFYYQTNFKDFSLIELALKNFIQDIGSKKKYNIRKEENDTLSVDETTNTLVRISNLRKNPDEGKIFDLIKETFSKIDVQNVSISESIADKGVDFIIRSKNLTPYFGNPIFVEVKTGNLSAQRILQAEEQLLKYMQTSEAKGAIVLYLDRNNKRFDNLGTGYNSILFFDLEDFINGIASQGFEKMLIEKRNRAVHGNS; translated from the coding sequence TTGACTAAAGTCGAGGCATTACTCGAAAACCAAAATATCAAGCATCATAGTTTTTATGACTTTTCAATAGGTACGACTTTTTCTGATTTAATCAGAAGAAAAATCCGAGATTCTGATTTTGTAATAGCAATTTTAGAATTCGATAATTCAAATGTACTTTTTGAATTAGGTGTTGCTGAAGGTTTAAGAAAGCCAACATTTATTCTTGTCGATAAAAACTTAAAAGTACCATTTTTCTTAGATACAAAATTCTATTATCAGACTAATTTTAAAGATTTTTCGCTAATTGAACTTGCACTGAAAAATTTCATCCAGGATATTGGAAGCAAGAAAAAATATAATATACGTAAAGAAGAAAATGATACTCTTTCAGTAGATGAAACTACAAACACATTAGTAAGAATATCAAATCTGCGTAAAAACCCTGATGAGGGAAAAATATTCGATCTGATAAAGGAGACCTTTTCCAAAATTGATGTTCAGAATGTTTCTATAAGCGAATCTATAGCTGATAAAGGGGTTGACTTTATAATTAGAAGTAAAAATTTAACTCCTTATTTTGGTAATCCAATATTTGTCGAAGTCAAGACTGGAAACTTGAGTGCCCAACGGATTCTACAAGCTGAAGAACAGTTATTAAAATATATGCAAACGTCAGAGGCAAAAGGTGCTATTGTTCTCTATCTTGATCGTAATAATAAGCGTTTTGATAATCTAGGAACCGGTTACAATTCTATACTTTTTTTTGACCTAGAAGATTTTATTAACGGTATCGCATCCCAAGGCTTTGAGAAGATGCTTATTGAAAAACGAAACAGAGCTGTTCACGGAAATTCCTAA